In the genome of Montipora foliosa isolate CH-2021 chromosome 3, ASM3666993v2, whole genome shotgun sequence, one region contains:
- the LOC137997603 gene encoding prohibitin-2-like, producing MADKFTEFAGRMGKAPKGVGTGLKLLAAAAAVAYGVKESIYTVDGGHRAIIFSRIGGIQNNIYTEGLHFRIPWFQYPIIYDIRSKPRKIISPTGSKDLQMVNIGLRVLARPQATMLPEMFRKLGLDFDERVLPSIMNEVLKSVVAQFNASQLITMRQEVSLLIRRQLTDRAKDFYIILDDVSITDLSFGREYTAAIEAKQVAQQEAQRAQFLVEKAIQERQQKIVQAEGEAKAATLLGNALKGNPGYLKLRRIRAAQLISNTISNSQNMVFLDSGALMLNVRDTDDVEEALGLESKLKKK from the exons atggcggacaaatTCACTGAATTTGCTGGACGAATGGGGAAGGCCCCTAAAGGAGTTGGAACTGGGCTTAAACTTCTTGCTGCTGCTGCCGCGGTTGCGTATGGAGTCAAAGAGTCAATTTACACAG TTGATGGTGGTCACAGGGCGATCATTTTCAGCAGAATTGGTGGAAtccaaaacaatatttacacTGAAGGACTTCATTTCAG GATACCGTGGTTTCAATATCCTATAATTTATGACATCAGATCAAAGCCAAGAAAGATTATTTCTCCAACTGGAAGTAAAG ATCTGCAAATGGTCAACATTGGTCTTCGAGTGCTGGCTCGTCCACAGGCCACTATGCTGCCGGAGATGTTCAGGAAACTTGGACTGGACTTTGATGAGAGGGTTTTACCTTCTATAATGAATGAG GTTTTGAAGAGTGTTGTGGCCCAGTTCAATGCCTCGCAGCTGATAACCATGCGACAAGAG GTCAGTCTGCTTATCAGAAGGCAGCTAACTGATCGAGCAAAGGACTTTTACATCATCCTGGATGATGTGTCTATT acTGACTTGAGTTTTGGGAGGGAATACACTGCTGCTATTGAAGCAAAGCAAGTTG CCCAGCAAGAAGCACAGCGAGCGCAATTCTTGGTGGAAAAGGCAATCCAAGAGAGACAGCAGAAAATAGTACAAGCTGAAGGAGAAGCCAAGGCAGCCACTTTG CTAGGTAATGCTCTGAAAGGTAATCCTGGTTATTTGAAGCTGAGGAGGATAAGAGCAGCACAACTGATTTCAAACACA aTTTCAAACTCACAAAACATGGTGTTCTTGGATTCAGGAGCACTGATGTTGAATGTCAGAGATACAGATGATGTGGAGGA GGCTTTAGGATTGGAATcaaagttgaaaaagaaatga